One window of Centropristis striata isolate RG_2023a ecotype Rhode Island chromosome 21, C.striata_1.0, whole genome shotgun sequence genomic DNA carries:
- the lipf gene encoding gastric triacylglycerol lipase, with the protein MMLCLVVCVLLVSGLVLSGPSPPRRPGHSDKPALALDPEVHMNITEIIRYWGYPAEEHEVLTEDGYILTVNRIPHGLKQTSGVRPAVFLQHGLLAAGSNWITNPPNSSLGYVLADAGYDVWIGNSRGNTWSRKHRTLSPDQDEFWSFSYDELALKDLPAVVNHVLKVSGQDQIYYIGHSQGTTIAFIAFSTLPELASKIKMFIGLAPVATVQFTSSAMTKLTFMPEFLIWEVFGKRDFMPQSKMIEWFSENVCAKLVLGELLCGNLFFILCGFDVTNLNVTRIPVYTEHCPAGTSVQNMIHWAQGVHGGKLMAFDFGKLGNMKHYNQTTPPEYKVQDMKVPTALFSGGMDTLADPEDMAILLTQVSNLVFHKHIEHWDHLDFIWGLDAPEEMFPSILKLLQQHEHSHL; encoded by the exons atgaTGCTGTGcctggtggtgtgtgtgttgctggtcTCTGGTCTGGTCCTCAGCGGGCCGTCCCCCCCCAGACGACCTGGTCACTCTGATAAACCAGCGCTGGCCCTGGACCCTGAAGTACACATGAACATC acggAGATCATCAGGTACTGGGGTTACCCTGCAGAGGAACACGAGGTCCTGACGGAGGACGGCTACATCCTGACCGTCAACAGGATCCCTCACGGACTCAAACAGACCTCAG gtgtgagGCCAGCGGTCTTCCTGCAGCACGGCCTGCTGGCGGCAGGCAGTAACTGGATCACCAACCCGCCAAACTCCAGTCTGGGCTACGTGCTCGCAGACGCCGGATATGACGTCTGGATCGGAAACAGCCGCGGAAACACCTGGTCCAGGAAACACCGCACGCTCTCACCGGACCAGGACGAGTTCTGGAGCttcag ttatgATGAGTTGGCTCTGAAGGATCTCCCAGCTGTTGTAAACCACGTCCTGAAGGTGTCGGGTCAGGACCAGATCTACTACATCGGACACTCTCAGGGGACCACCATAG CATTCATAGCGTTCTCCACATTGCCTGAACTGGCCAGTAAGATCAAGATGTTCATTGGTTTGGCTCCCGTGGCAACCGTCCAATTCACCTCCAGCGCCATGACCAAGCTGACCTTCATGCCCGAGTTCCTCATCTGG GAGGTATTCGGTAAGCGGGACTTCATGCCTCAGAGTAAGATGATCGAGTGGTTTTCTGAGAACGTGTGTGCGAAGCTGGTTCTGGGAGAGTTGCTGTGTGGAAACCTGTTCTTCATCCTCTGTGGCTTCGACGTCACAAACCTCAACGTG ACTCGAATTCCAGTCTACACTGAACACTGTCCTGCGGGGACCTCAGTCCAGAACATGATCCACTGGgcccag GGGGTTCACGGAGGAAAACTGATGGCGTTTGACTTTGGAAAATTAGGAAACATGAAACACTACAACCAG ACCACGCCCCCTGAGTACAAGGTCCAGGACATGAAGGTCCCCACTGCGCTGTTTTCAGGGGGAATGGACACCTTGGCCGACCCCGAAGACATGGCTATACTCCTCACTCAG GTCTCAAACCTGGTCTTCCATAAGCACATTGAACACTGGGACCATCTGGACTTTATCTGGGGCCTGGACGCTCCTGAAGAGATGTTCCCCTCCATCctgaagctgctgcagcaacacGAACACAGCCACCTGTAG
- the ankrd22 gene encoding ankyrin repeat domain-containing protein 22, whose translation MGLVYSEPACQSAYDGDVQQLYLLLRDDVQQLDVQEKHNGDTPLIAACRRGNVNVVKYLLQNGADVHRTNQKQRTCLHYVSKRGLSVLDYLMIAILMPIMLLGYFIMLQKQRKNMSLMTAVLHSDVSIDAVDYKGNTALHYVCQRKSHRLVPLLLEKNAKTNIQNKDGETPLDIATRLKFNKIVNMLQKKR comes from the exons CCGGCCTGTCAGTCGGCGTATGACGGAGACGTCCAGCAGCTCTACCTCCTCCTCAGAGACGACGTCCAGCAGCTGGACGTCCAGGAGAAACACAACGGGGACACGCCGCTCATCGCCGCCTGTCGCCGTGGAAACGTGAATGTGGTCAAGTACCTGCTGCAGAACGGGGCAGACGTCCATCGGACCAATCAG aaACAGAGGACATGTCTCCATTATGTGTCAAAGCGAGGACTCTCTGTGCTCGACTACCTGATGATCGCCATCCTCATGCCCATCATGCTGCTGGGATACTTCATCATG TTACAGAAGCAGAGGAAGAACATGTCTCTGATGACGGCCGTGCTGCACAGCGACGTCAGCATCGACGCCGTCGACTAC aaGGGAAACACAGCTCTTCATTACGTCTGTCAGAGGAAAAGTCATCGTCTGGTTCCTCTGCTGCTGGAGAAAAACGCCAAAACCAACATCCAGAATAAG gacggagagacgCCGCTGGACATCGCCACCAGACTCAAGTTCAACAAGATCGTCAACATGCTTCAGAAGAAGCGCTGA